The Candidatus Rokuibacteriota bacterium sequence CGGCCGCCCTGGATGGGCATCCTGGGCCCGATCCTCGAGGCGCGGGTCGGCGACCAGGTCGTGGTGCACTTCCGCAACAGTGACTTCGGCTATGGCCGGCCCCACAGCCTCCACGTCCACGGCCTCAGCTACCGGATCGCCCACGACGGCGGCTGGATGCCGCACCTGGCGCCGCCCCAGCCTGGGACCGCCGTGCCCCCCGGCGGCGAGCACACCTACGAGTGGGAGGCAGACCCGGACTCGGCGGGCACGTGGTTCTACCACGACCACTCCGTGGACGCAGCGGACAACGTCAGGCGCGGCATGCTCGGCGGCGTCATCGTGCGGGGTGCCGACGAGCGGCCCGCCGACCGCGAGTACGTGCTCCTCTTCTCGAACTTCCCGCGCACGGTGACCCGGCTGCGGCGCGACTTCTTCACGATCAACGGCGTCGCCTTCATGGGAGGCCTCCCGGGCTTGGGAGCCCGCCTGGGCGAGCGCGTGCGGTTCCGCGTGATCGGCATGGGCGACGAGTTCCACACCTTCCATCTCCACGGCCACCGGTGGACGCTGAACGGCCAGATCGTGGACAACGTGCCGGTGACGCCGGCCTCCACCGCGACGTTCGACTTCGTGGAGGACGCCCCGAGCCTCTGGATGCTCCACTGTCACGTGCTCGATCACGCGGAGAACGGCATGATGCAACACTACGCGGTGACGGAACGGTGACGCCCGCCCGCGCCGACGACACGCCCGTCGCCGTCCGGAAGGACGCGGAGTGCCGCTGCGACTGCGGCAGCCTCCTGGCCCGGCTCTCGGCAGTCGGGATCGAGCTGAGGTGCCGGCGCTGCAAGCGGGTCGTGATCCTCCCGCTCCCGGCGTTGCCCCGCACTCGCCGAGGTCCCCCGTAGAGCGGTCCGCTCATCGGTTCCAGCGGCCAGCGGCCCCGCGCCCCGCGCCCCCGACGACAACGTCACGATCACACGGGAGGGGTTGCGATGCGCAAGGCACTGGTCGCTGGTGTGCTGGGGATCTGCTTCCTGACCGTGCTGGTCGGGAGCCCCGCTCGCGCCGGCAGCGAAGACAAGCTCATACGGCTCCTGATCAAGAAAGGGATCATCACCGGGCAGGAGTACGAGGCGATCAAGAAGGAGGCCGAAGCGCCCGCGGGCGAGCCGCAGCCGGCGCCCCAGGAAGTGGCGGACGCGCTGAGGGACGAGGTGCGGCAGGAGCTGAAGCGGCGCGACGAGGAGTCGATCGCCTTCACGCTGAAGGTGGAAGGCGAGGGCCGGTGGCGCGCCCACAGGGACGTGGGAGACAAGCGCAGCGGCTCGACGTCGGACCTCTTCCTCCGGAGGGCCTCGGTGGGGCTTGAGGCGAGGCCTCTGGACTTCCTCACCGCCCGGCTGGTGCTCACCTCGGAGTGGTTCGGGGCGCAGACGACGGATCAGGGCCAGCCGGTAGACGAGAAGGTGACGATCGACGAAGGGACGATCACGCTGAGGAGCGAAGAGGTCCCGGTCTACGGGGTCTTCGGCTTTCGGACCCAACCGTTCGGCGCCTTCTTCTCGCGCCTGGTCACGGACCCCATGACTCAGGACGCGTACGAGGTCAAGCAGGTCGGGGCGACGCTCGGCCTGACGTTGAAGACGTGGAATCTGGATCTTTCCGCAACCCTCTACCGCGGAGAAGAGCAGATGAGGCACCTGTTCGCGTCCGGCCTCTTCGATGCGAAGTCAGTCGTGCGCTCGACCGACGCGGGCTTACGGGCCGAGACCGACGACGTCACTTCGTTCATCGTCGCCGCGAGCGTTGCGCCGTTCAAGGACCTCGTCCTGGCCGCGGCGATCCTGTCGGAACCCGGGGACGCTCGACGCAACATGACGGCAACGGCCTCGGCAGGGTACACCCTGGGTCGTGTGACGGCGGAGGTCGAGTTCGCCGCCGCCCTGGCCCGGGAGCGCTACGTCCTCCAGAGCTCCGGGGAGCGGCTCGGAAGGTCGTTCGAGGAGAAGATGGTCTCGTTCGGGCTGACGTACAAGCTCGCGAAGCCCCTGGATGTCGCCGCTAGGTTCGAGCACCTCTGGGACGACGGCCTCGCGCGCCAGGCAGGAATCTGGTCGGCCGACAACCGGGTGAGCCTGGGGGTCGGGTACATGCTCTTCGAGCGGGAGGAGACCAACGTGCGGCTTCTGGGCGAGTATCGCTTCACCAGCTACCGCCGCGGTGGCACCGCCCGAGATTTCGCCACCCCGGAGCAGAGCGAAGCGTTCGTGAAGCTCCAGGTCGGCTACCGGTAGATCCAGGGCTTGTGGCGCCTGGAGGGCACGGGGTCGTTGCGCGTCCGACACCGTTTGGCGCGCTCCCGACCTCCGATCCCTCCCGGCGTCAGTCATACACCGTCTCGAGCTAATGGCCGCCGTCCACCTTGAGCGGCGCAGAGCGGACAGGCGTTTGCGGCCAAGATCGACGACGGTTTCGGCACATTAGGCTCCAGGCCGGCCCTCCGAGCAAATGAGACCATGCCGATTCTCGCGTCAAGCGAGGCCGCAGTCCACACCCCGGGGGTTCCAGAAATCCTGAGGAACCGGCTTACACCAAGGGTATGATTTCACAACGTCCATCAGGGATGAGAATGCCGGGTTCAGAAAGAAATGATTTCAGACGTCTCTAGCGCTGGAAGGGCTTTGCAGCAACTCGGCCGCGCGGGTGCGGACCTCGGCGGCGACGCGGCCGGGGGAGAGCCTCCCGCGCAACCGATGGAGTAAGCCGCCCGGCCCCTCGGCGGCGAGCTGGGCTCTCAACCGCTGAAACTGTCGGACGCTGAGGTGCCTTCGGCATTCGTGATCTTCCCTTCGAGGGCGGCCCGGACCAGGCTCGCCCGGGGCACTTCCGTTCGACTCATCGTGAGAGTCCAGACCTCCTGACATAGCCGGACACGCCCGACGGAGAAGATCGGAGACATGCCCATTGCTTGTCCACGATAACCTGTCCGCTTTTTGGGATGGTGCGGGACATTCCTCGTCGAAATCATGAGCGTGATAGCCAACATGGTTGTCCACGATAACCTGTCCGCTTTAACGTCCGGCCTGAGGCACGTAGCATGTCCGGATGAAGCATTCGAACGACCAGCAGGAGTTGGACGTGAGGGCGGTGCCGAACCCGGGAACGATACCGATCAACGGACGATGCACGTTGAAAATAGAGCGCACGGTCCACGTCGTGTATATCGCGGGTCTTCCGATGTATCACTGGGTGGAAGGAGACCGCACGGCGGAAGCCTACGCAATGGTCAGCTTGGTGCGGTGCGGGTATGCGGATCAGAACGATGTGGCTCGATCTTTCGGGTGTTCGACGCGGACGTTGCGACGCTACCAGCGATGCTTCGAAACGGGAGGGATGTCCGCGTTGGGTCGGCCAGATGGCCCGCCGCACGGAGCGCGGTCTACGCCCAGCCCATGGGTGCGGACCGCCAGGGCGTTGCGGCACGCAGGGGTGGTCGTTCGGGATATCGCGCATCGGCTCGGTGTCAGCAAGAGTGTCGTGAGCAAGTGGTTGACGCGTTTGGACACGCCTGCGACGACAATCAGCGTGGTCGGTACGGCCCAGGACGATGGGGGTGGTGTCGTGTCAGCTCCGAGTCTGGACACGGACCCGACGTATCGCCTGCTCGACCGACTACTGGCCCGGCTGGGCAAGCTGGAGGACGCGGAGCCGATCTTCACCCCCAGCCGCCGTATCCCCCGTGCGGGGGTGCTTCTGGCGGTTCCGGCGCTGACGCAAAGCGGTATCTTCTCGGTGGCGGAGGAGGTGTACGGCCACATCGGGCCGGCGTTCTACGGGCTGCGGACGACGATGATGGCGATGCTTTTGATGGCGCTTCTGCGGATCAAGCGACCGGAGGGGCTCAAGGAGCGCGCGCCCGTGGACCTGGGCCGGGTGCTTGGCTTGGACCGGGGGCCGGAGGTCAAGACGCTGCGACGCAAGCTGACCCGGCTGGCGGCCTACGGGAGGGCCGAGGTCTTCGGCCGCAAGCTCGCCCAAAGGCGTGTGGCACGGCGTGGGAGGACACTGGGCTTCCTCTATATGGACGGACACGTGCGTGTCTACCACGGCAACCGCAGGCTACCGAAGGCGCACGTCACGCAGATGCGGATGTCTTTGCCCGCGACGACAGACTACTGGGTCAACGACAAGCACGGTGATCCCTTATTCGTGGTGACGGCTGAGTTCAACGAGGGGTTGGTCCAGATGCTGCCCGCACTGGCCGCCGAGATCAGATCCCTGGTGGGGCCGCGCCGCCGGGTCACGGTGGTGTTCGACCGCGGGGGCTGGAGCCCGAAGCTATTCGCGAAGCTCATCAAAGCCCGATTCGACATTCTGACCTACCGGAAGGGGCGATGGAAGAATATCCCGGCGACGCAGTTTGTGCAGTGCGCGAAGAGGATCGACGGGCGCACGGTGCGCTACGCTCTCAACGACCGGAACGTGCGGCTTCTGAAGGGGCGGCTTTGCCTGCGGCAGATCACGCGTTTGAACGCGCACGGCCACCAGACGCCGATCGTCACGAGCCGCCGGGACCTGCCGGCGGTGGTACTGGCGTATCGGATGTTCGAGCGGTGGCGGCAGGAGAACTTCTTCAAGTACCTCGGCGAGGAGTTCGCCTTGGACGCCTTGGTGGACTACGCGGCCGAGCCGGTAGACCCGGAGCGGACGGTGCCGAACCCGGAGCGACGCAAAGCCGAGAAGGAGCTGGCAACGGCACGGGCGGAACTCAGGAAAGTCCAGGCGCAATACGGGGAAGCAGCCGCGGCGAACGAGGAGGGTCGGCGACCGACGATCCGTGGCTTCAAGATCGCGCACGGCAAACTCGGGCGGAGTATCCGAGATATCCAGGGCCGGATCGGGATCATGGAGGAGAAGCGGAGCCTGATCCCGAAGCGGGTGCCCGCGAAGGACGTCGGCGGCAAGCCGATCATGCGGCTATCGCGGGAGCGCAAGCACCTGACGAATTGCATCAAGATGGTGGCCTACCAGGCGGAGAGCGACCTGCTCGCCCTGCTGCGCCCACACTACGCCCGGGCGGACGAGGAGGGACGGACTTTGGTAACGAGCGCGTTCGAGAGTGCGGGGGACCTGGAGGTCGGCGACGGCGAATTGCGCGTGACGCTGGTGCCGCTGAGTTCGCCGCACCGGAGCCAGGCCATCGCGATCTTGTGCGAGGCGCTCAATGGAATGGACGCGTGCTTTCCGGGGACGAAGCTGAAGCTGCGGTTTGGGGTCACGTCATGAGATGCCGAACCCCGAAAAGCGGACAAAACGGCCAGGGGGCTATGTCAGGAGGTCTGGAGTCTTCCATCTCTTCATGGGGTGACACTCTCACCGATCTGTTAGAGGGTGACGTTTCTACAGACCAACAGCACGAGGAGGCGTGCGGCTGTATTGAGCGAGGCGCATCGGCGCGGTAGAATCCACGCGTCAATGCGCCTCCTGCCCGATCTCGTTTACGCCGACGGTCGCTTCCAGCCCGGGCTCTCCGTGGAGGTAGTCGAGGGGCGAATCGCGGCCATCGGACCGGCGGGCGATCCTGCCGGCGCGGTCCGCCTCGCCGGCAGGCTGCTCCTGCCCGGCACGGTCAACGCGCACTGCCACACCTTCCAGTCGCTCCTGCGCGGGCTCGGTGATGACCTCGACTTCATGGCGTGGCGCGACCGCGTGCTCTACCCCTACTCGACGCGGCTCGATCGCGAGGGCATTTACGTGGGCGCCGCCTTCGCCTTCGCCGAGATGCTGCTCCACGGCGCGACGACCTGCGTGGACTTCTTCTACCTCCAGGACGAGGGGAACGACAACGCCCTAGCCGTGATCCAGGCGGCGCGGGACGTCGGCATCCGGCTGGTGCTGGCGCGCGCGATGTACGACTGGGAGGGAGCGCCGGCGCGCTACCGGGAGAAGCCGGCCGAGGCGGCCAGGCGCACCGCGGATCTGATCGCCAAGTACGCGACGGATCCGCTGGTCCGCGTACAGCCGGCGCCCCACAGCCCCCACGGCGCATCGCCCGCCATGATCCGGGCCGGGTTCGAGGTCGCCCAGTCGGCCGGCACGCCCTTCCACATCCACGTGGCGGAAGGACAGTACGAGGGGGCGCGCACGCTCAAGGAGCACGGCGCGACGCCCATTCGCTACCTCGACAAGCTCGGCGTGCTCGGGGAGCGCATGATCGGCGTCCACTGCGTCTGGCTGGACGACGACGAGGTCCGGCTGATGGGCGAGCGCGGGGCAGCTCTGGCGTACTGCCCGTCGTCGAACATGATCCTGGGCGACGGCATCACCCGGATCACGGAACTCCTCGACGCCGGCGTGCGCATCGGCCTCGGCACGGACGGCGGCTGCACCAACAACCGCCTCAGCGTCTTCGAGGAGATGCGAATGGCCGCGCTGCTCCAGAAAGTGCGGCATCTCGACGGCACCCGAGTCCCCGCGGAGCGGGCGTTCCAGATGGGGACGCTCGACGGCGGCAGGCTCCTCGACCTACAGGTTGGCGACGTCAAGCGAGACATGCTGGCCGATTTCGTCGCGGTGGACCTCGGTCACCCGTCGCTCCACCCGCCCACGAACCTGCTCAAGAACGTCGTCTACGCCATGTCGCCCCAGGCCATCACCGACGTGTGGGTCCATGGGCGCCAGGTCGTGAAAGACCAGAGGCTCACCATGCTCGATCAGGACTCGCTCATGGAGAGGGTGAGGGCGCTCACCCGGGGCTGGACCGCGGGATGAGCGACCTGCTCGAGACGGTCGAGATCGAGACGGGCCGCGAGCCTCGCGCAGCCGTCATCTGGCTCCACGGCCTCGGCGCCGACGGCCACGACTTCGAGCCCATCGTCCCCGAACTCGGCCTTCCGGCGGCGCCCGCCCTGCGCTTCATCTTCCCCCACGCCCCGCTCCAGCCGGTGACCATCAACGGCGGCGCCGTGATGCGCGCCTGGTACGACGTCACGGGGGACGGCCGGCAGGACGCGGCGGGTGTCCGCTCGTCGCAGGTCCGAGTCGAGGCACTCATCGCCCGGGAGCGCGCCCGGGGCGTCGCGGCGCGGTCCATCGTCCTCGCCGGCTTCTCCCAGGGAGGCGCGGTCGCGCTCCAGACGGGGCTTCGCCATCCCGAGCGCCTCGCGGGAATCCTCGCGCTCTCTGCCTATCTCCCCCTCCCGGACACCCTGGCGCAGGAGGCGAGCGAGGCCAACCGCGACGTACCGATCTTCATGAGCCACGGCACCCAGGATCCGGTGATCCCGCTGTCCTGGGCTACGCTCTCGCGCGACCGGCTGACGGCGCTCGGCTACCCCATCCTGTGGCGGGAGTACCCGATGCCGCACGCGGTGTGCGCCGAGGAGATCGAGGACGTCGGCGCCTGGCTCCGAGTCGTCCTCGCCCCAGCCTAGCCTGCTCTTCCAAGTAACATCATCATGCGGGTGAACCGGCGGGGGGTGAGACGTCCGCGGTTTTGGTGAGGGTGTAGCCGAGTTCCTGGGCCCGGCGCATGAGCTGGGAGACGACACGGCTCTGGTAGCGGCGCTCG is a genomic window containing:
- a CDS encoding amidohydrolase, yielding MRLLPDLVYADGRFQPGLSVEVVEGRIAAIGPAGDPAGAVRLAGRLLLPGTVNAHCHTFQSLLRGLGDDLDFMAWRDRVLYPYSTRLDREGIYVGAAFAFAEMLLHGATTCVDFFYLQDEGNDNALAVIQAARDVGIRLVLARAMYDWEGAPARYREKPAEAARRTADLIAKYATDPLVRVQPAPHSPHGASPAMIRAGFEVAQSAGTPFHIHVAEGQYEGARTLKEHGATPIRYLDKLGVLGERMIGVHCVWLDDDEVRLMGERGAALAYCPSSNMILGDGITRITELLDAGVRIGLGTDGGCTNNRLSVFEEMRMAALLQKVRHLDGTRVPAERAFQMGTLDGGRLLDLQVGDVKRDMLADFVAVDLGHPSLHPPTNLLKNVVYAMSPQAITDVWVHGRQVVKDQRLTMLDQDSLMERVRALTRGWTAG
- a CDS encoding alpha/beta hydrolase-fold protein, whose protein sequence is MSDLLETVEIETGREPRAAVIWLHGLGADGHDFEPIVPELGLPAAPALRFIFPHAPLQPVTINGGAVMRAWYDVTGDGRQDAAGVRSSQVRVEALIARERARGVAARSIVLAGFSQGGAVALQTGLRHPERLAGILALSAYLPLPDTLAQEASEANRDVPIFMSHGTQDPVIPLSWATLSRDRLTALGYPILWREYPMPHAVCAEEIEDVGAWLRVVLAPA
- a CDS encoding multicopper oxidase domain-containing protein, giving the protein MNIKMPGVATSHLRRVSALLALALSLATGLSVLVVVRAPARGTSQVRHYYIQAENVDWTLVPTGYYDDKLGREVPAGDTRFPAIVLRGYEDSDFKRPLPRPPWMGILGPILEARVGDQVVVHFRNSDFGYGRPHSLHVHGLSYRIAHDGGWMPHLAPPQPGTAVPPGGEHTYEWEADPDSAGTWFYHDHSVDAADNVRRGMLGGVIVRGADERPADREYVLLFSNFPRTVTRLRRDFFTINGVAFMGGLPGLGARLGERVRFRVIGMGDEFHTFHLHGHRWTLNGQIVDNVPVTPASTATFDFVEDAPSLWMLHCHVLDHAENGMMQHYAVTER